The region TATTGCCTTTACTGGTGCCGTGTCAGTATTTGGCCGACCTGAAATTAAAATTTGGGCAAACCCAGAAATTCGCGCATTAGCACCTATCGACACCGCTAAGGTGGAGCGATTAGTCGCACAATATGCTCCGCGCGTGCCAGAACATTACAAAGAAGAAATACTGATATTTCTGCCAAGAGTGGGTGGTAACAAACACTTGGCGATTATTTTTGGATCGCATCACGGCGAGCTTGCTGCGGCAGATGAAGATAGCGCTAATAGTGATCAGGGCGAGCCAAAACACAGTCCACCAGTGGGTACTTCATTTGAATTTGATCCTCGTAGCTATGAGTTAGTGCAAGAAAAGTCGGGGTTGATGTCAGAAATTTTTGAGACGTACGAGTCGGACATGGCTGACTTTATCGTCGATTTCCACGCAGATCTACATTTGGGTAGACCCATTGGTCTATTAACGACTGGTGTACTTGGCTTAACCATGATGTTATCCATTGTTACTGGTATTTTTGTTCATCGAAAAATACTGGCGCAATTATTTACCTTCAGGCCAAGAAAGAACTATAGCTTGATGCTAAACGATGGTCACAAAGCGATTGGCGTTTGGGGCTTGCTGTTTAACTCGGTGATCGCTTTTACCGGGGCATTTCTTGGGCTTGCTGTGGTGGTGCTTGTGCCAGCGGCGGCTTTTGTCTCGTTTGGCGGTGATCAAGACAAGCTAGTAGAAACGTTTACCGCGATTCCCGAGCCCGTTATTCAACATATTGAACAACCAACAGCGATTGGTGCGGCATTTGATCAGGCGTTTGAGCTTCATGATGAGGTTATCGTGCGATCAATGACAGTGATGGGCTATGGTGATGGAAGTGCCAAAATGTACGTTGGTATTGCTGGTGGTGAAAGCGTTGCATCACAAACTGCTGTTTATCACGCTGATGGAGAGTTTATCGAGCGTTACAGCAACTTTGGGCGCATTGAAGGGGTTACTGGCGATATATTAGATATTATGTTCCCGCTCCATTTTGGTAATTTTGGCGGAGTGTTCGTTAAACTGATATGGGCAGGACTAGGTTTAGGTACTGCCTTGTTGCCACTCACTGGACTTATGCTCTGGATTGAGCGTGGTGTCAATGCTGCTAATCCTCGTTACTCAATGCAAACATACCAGCGTTTTAATCGTCTTACAGTCGGCGGTTGCGGCGGCATAGTGGTTGCCACAGTGTTGCTATTTCCTACGCAGATGTTTCTTAAATACTTGATGGATGTTGACGATGTCGGCAGCGTTATCGGCTGGCCTTTTTTCGGTAGCTGGCTACTTATTCTTTTATTGGCGTTTGTGGTGAAGTGTGAAAAGCACTTTGCCAAGCAACTCGCTTACCTAACCGCATTCCTTTTAATCACAGTGTTGCCAATCGACCTTGCGGTGACAGGCACACAAAAAATAGATGAAATTCTCAACGGGCATTATATGAGCACCGCAATTGATATCGTTTGCTTGAGCTTAGGTTTATATCTTATTCATGTGGTTAAAGTATTTGCGAAAAAGCAGCAGGTGCCAGAAACAGCATCAATAAAGCAGCCGATGATTAGGGAGGGAGCGTAAATGACCTTTATGGCAATACTCGCAACTATCTTAGGTGTGTTGCTCGCAGATGATAACGGTAGTTTGACGGCTAATGTGCTGAAAAGGTTAGCGGCTACTTTTGCTCTGACGCTAGCTTTAGTGTTAGTGGCATGTGATTACGGTACATTACGGGGCGTTTTTGTATTTCTCGGCATTGCAGGGGCAATAGGCGCTTTATATACCTTGGTGCGTGCTCGACCCGATGTAAGAGCTAATTAAGCGTCACTAATGTCAACTAAAACTATTAACCAGCCAGTAGCTTAAAGGTACTGGCTTTTTTTAATTCGTTATTTTGGCTGAGAAAACATTAAACGTATAGCCTTAGTGCATGAGTGTATGATGTAATGTTGTTGTTGAAATTGTAAATAAAAATGTAAATTCCGCAGCTCCAGTGTGCTAGCCGTAACAATCTAGAGGGGTTGCTTTGTTGTTTTATCGTGTGTTGTCGATAGGCGCTATTGCCTTGAGTGTACTAATGTCTGGGGGAGCAAGTGCTAATCCAGCATTAAAATCTCAGTTTAAAAGACCTGAAACCATTCCTTTTCCTGCCCATAACCCTTATTCAGTGCAAAAAGCAGCACTGGGTAAAATGCTCTTTTTCGATCCGCGCTTGAGTAACAATCGCAATATGACTTGTGCCACTTGTCATAATCCTAGTTTTGGCTGGGAAGATGCTACCCAGCTTTCAGTGGGGGATCAAAATACCAAATTAGATCGACACTCGCCGAGTATTATCAATGTTGCTTGGGGCAAAAGCTTTTTTTGGGATGGCCGTGCAACTACGCTAGAAGAGCAAGCCAAAGGCCCGATTGAGAGTGCCGTCGAAATGAACTTACCGATTGGCGAAGCGGTTAATCGGTTAAAACAGGTGCCGCAATACCGCACTTGGTTTGCCCGCGCGTTTGGCAATGAAGGTATCACCGCCGATAATATTGCTAAAGCAATCGCCACTTATGAGCGTACCGTTGTCTCTGGTGAAGCGCCTTTTGACCGCTGGGTTAACGGGGATGACAGTGCGATCAACGAATCTGCTAAGCGCGGTTTTGATTTGTTTGTGGGCAAAGCCCAATGTGCGGATTGTCACAGTGGCTGGAATTTTACTGATCAGGAATTCCACGACATCGGCTTAGCTGGCGAAGATCAAGGCCGTGGCAAGCTGACGGGTAAATCGCAAGAAAAGTTTGCATTTAAAACGCCAAGCTTGCGTAACATCGGCCAAAGAGCGCCGTATATGCATGACGGACGATTCGAAAACTTAACTGCGGTAATCGGCCACTACATACCTGGTGGTTTGAAGCGCGCAAGTCTTTCTAAAAAAATGCAGCCAATAGCGTTAAATGCGACTGACATTGCTGATTTAGAGCAATTTATGTTAACCCTTACTGGTGATGATAGCGCCGTAAGTTTACCTATTTTACCGTATTAGGGGGCCAGCATGACCATCAAATCTAAGTTACTTTACAGTTTTATTGCGATTATTCTGGCCTTTGGCACTTTGGCTGTCTATCTGGTGTATTTGCTCTTTCAACAAGGGCAACAAACGGTTTATGCGTTTAACCAGCCGATGCAAGCGGTGGTGAATAGCCAGCACGCGGCAGAGCAGTTTGGCCAGGCCGTCGACTTGGCTCAGTCAGTACTTATCATGACCACGCCAAGCGAGAATGATAGCGTAATGACGCAATTTCAAGAGTTGCAGCAAGCCTTCAATCAATCAATGGCGATTGCCCAGGAAAATGCGCTGACTCAAGCGACGAAAGAACTGGGTGAGTCGGTAAATGCGGTGTCGTCACAGTGGTTTGCCGAAAAAGAGCAGTACTTATCAGCAGTAAGCCAGCATCAGCTGCACGACATGCGATTGCTGAAAAAGCAGCAGCTCAAGGTCTCTGCATTATTGTCTGAGTTTGCAAAAAATACCGAGGCTGATGCTGAACATATTGCCAAACAAGTGACCGCTAATACCGATCAGCAACTGCAATTAGCGGGCATTACACTGTTGATCTTCACGCTCGTTGCATTGTTTATCTCGTTTTATTTAACTAACAGTTTGTTAAAACCGATCAGCCAGTTAAAAGCGGCAGCCATCGCACTGTCGCGTGGTGATGGTGATTTAACGCGTCGCTTAGTGAATCGCGATAAAGATGAAATTGATGCCCTGAGTAAAGAGTTCAACTCGTTTATTGATAAAGTGCAGCACATTGTCAGTGAAATTGCCGGCTCAGTAAGCCACACACATGATAAGGTGGCTGAGTTTTCACGTATTTCAGACAGCACACAGCAAGGCACTGAGCAGCAAAAAGTGGAAATTGAGCGCGTTAACGAATCGATCAGCCAAGTGTTGACCTTAGGTTCACAAGTCACAGAATCAAGTGAGTCAGCGCAGCGACAATCCAATGAAATTGTTGATTACACTAAACAAGGTGTTGAACTTACCGAGCAAAGTAATGAACGTATGTCTCTGCTCACTGAAAAAGTTGAGGCCGCGAGTGATGTTATCTTCTCGCTGAGTAATTCAAGCGGCGAAATCAATTCTGTC is a window of Thalassotalea euphylliae DNA encoding:
- a CDS encoding PepSY-associated TM helix domain-containing protein; the encoded protein is MKSKSIKKLYTLHSWVGIITGVLLFVIAFTGAVSVFGRPEIKIWANPEIRALAPIDTAKVERLVAQYAPRVPEHYKEEILIFLPRVGGNKHLAIIFGSHHGELAAADEDSANSDQGEPKHSPPVGTSFEFDPRSYELVQEKSGLMSEIFETYESDMADFIVDFHADLHLGRPIGLLTTGVLGLTMMLSIVTGIFVHRKILAQLFTFRPRKNYSLMLNDGHKAIGVWGLLFNSVIAFTGAFLGLAVVVLVPAAAFVSFGGDQDKLVETFTAIPEPVIQHIEQPTAIGAAFDQAFELHDEVIVRSMTVMGYGDGSAKMYVGIAGGESVASQTAVYHADGEFIERYSNFGRIEGVTGDILDIMFPLHFGNFGGVFVKLIWAGLGLGTALLPLTGLMLWIERGVNAANPRYSMQTYQRFNRLTVGGCGGIVVATVLLFPTQMFLKYLMDVDDVGSVIGWPFFGSWLLILLLAFVVKCEKHFAKQLAYLTAFLLITVLPIDLAVTGTQKIDEILNGHYMSTAIDIVCLSLGLYLIHVVKVFAKKQQVPETASIKQPMIREGA
- a CDS encoding cytochrome-c peroxidase: MLFYRVLSIGAIALSVLMSGGASANPALKSQFKRPETIPFPAHNPYSVQKAALGKMLFFDPRLSNNRNMTCATCHNPSFGWEDATQLSVGDQNTKLDRHSPSIINVAWGKSFFWDGRATTLEEQAKGPIESAVEMNLPIGEAVNRLKQVPQYRTWFARAFGNEGITADNIAKAIATYERTVVSGEAPFDRWVNGDDSAINESAKRGFDLFVGKAQCADCHSGWNFTDQEFHDIGLAGEDQGRGKLTGKSQEKFAFKTPSLRNIGQRAPYMHDGRFENLTAVIGHYIPGGLKRASLSKKMQPIALNATDIADLEQFMLTLTGDDSAVSLPILPY
- a CDS encoding methyl-accepting chemotaxis protein, whose product is MTIKSKLLYSFIAIILAFGTLAVYLVYLLFQQGQQTVYAFNQPMQAVVNSQHAAEQFGQAVDLAQSVLIMTTPSENDSVMTQFQELQQAFNQSMAIAQENALTQATKELGESVNAVSSQWFAEKEQYLSAVSQHQLHDMRLLKKQQLKVSALLSEFAKNTEADAEHIAKQVTANTDQQLQLAGITLLIFTLVALFISFYLTNSLLKPISQLKAAAIALSRGDGDLTRRLVNRDKDEIDALSKEFNSFIDKVQHIVSEIAGSVSHTHDKVAEFSRISDSTQQGTEQQKVEIERVNESISQVLTLGSQVTESSESAQRQSNEIVDYTKQGVELTEQSNERMSLLTEKVEAASDVIFSLSNSSGEINSVIEVIQVIADQTNLLALNAAIEAARAGEAGRGFAVVAEEVRALALKTQESTSSIQQTITKVQAMANEAKSLMEVGREQVHSCREVNLSLTDSLQQVLDKLTEIQQVNGEVGRFTHEQELAVKEVNEFLFRITHIANETAKDSLSLKDNSVEVLSAIEHVNANVSTFKLA